In one window of Prionailurus bengalensis isolate Pbe53 chromosome B3, Fcat_Pben_1.1_paternal_pri, whole genome shotgun sequence DNA:
- the CLEC14A gene encoding C-type lectin domain family 14 member A, whose product MRPALALCLLWQAFWPRPGRSEHPTADRAGCSASGACYSLHHATIKRLAAEEACSLRGGALSTVSGGAELRAVLALLRAGPGPGGGSKDLLFWVALERGRSHCTLEKEPLRGFSWLSPDVSVSESETLQWVEEPQRSCTSRSCAGLQATRGVEPAGWKEMRCHSRANGYLCKYQFEGLCPAPRPGAASNLSYRAPFQLYSAALDFSPPGTKVSALCPGQLSITATCIVDEVGARWDGIPSGAVLCPCPGRYLRAGKCAEHSNCVDDLGGFACECAAGFVLGKDGHSCVISGEGQPISEGTEVPTRPATAASPDQKRMWTPRVPEKPREVPHVLGQGSSATSIAEIPQWGAQSTMSTLQMSSQANSKAAITSSGSVTPKFNSTSSPAIPQAFGSSSTVVFILVSIAVIVLVILTMTVLGLFKLCFHKSSSSQSRKEPLAQPGMESGTEATALRSSSVHCTDNGVKVGDCGLRDRAEGASLTGSSLGSGDT is encoded by the coding sequence ATGAGGCCGGCACTAGCTCTGTGCCTCCTCTGGCAGGCGTTCTGGCCTCGACCTGGCCGGAGCGAGCACCCCACCGCAGACCGCGCGGGCTGCTCGGCCTCGGGGGCCTGCTACAGCCTGCACCACGCTACCATCAAGAGGCTGGCGGCCGAGGAGGCCTGCAGTCTGCGCGGCGGGGCGCTCAGCACGGTGAGCGGGGGCGCAGAGCTCCGGGCGGTGCTTGCGCTCCTGCGGGCAGGCCCGGGGCCCGGAGGGGGCTCCAAAGACCTTCTGTTCTGGGTGGCGCTGGAACGCGGGCGATCGCACTGCACTCTGGAGAAAGAGCCATTGCGGGGTTTCTCCTGGCTCTCCCCCGACGTCAGCGTGTCCGAAAGCGAGACGCTGCAGTGGGTGGAGGAGCCTCAACGCTCCTGCACTTCTCGGAGTTGCGCAGGACTCCAGGCCACCCGGGGGGTTGAGCCCGCAGGCTGGAAGGAGATGCGATGCCACTCGCGCGCCAATGGCTACTTGTGCAAATACCAGTTTGAGGGCTTGTGCCCGGCGCCGCGCCCCGGGGCCGCCTCTAACTTGAGCTACCGTGCGCCCTTCCAGCTGTACAGCGCGGCTCTGGACTTCAGTCCCCCAGGGACCAAGGTGAGTGCGCTCTGCCCTGGGCAGCTCTCCATCACAGCCACCTGCATCGTGGACGAGGTCGGCGCGCGCTGGGACGGGATACCCTCCGGGGCTgtgctctgtccctgccccggGAGGTACCTCCGTGCTGGCAAATGCGCAGAGCACTCTAACTGTGTAGATGACTTGGGAGGCTTTGCCTGCGAATGCGCGGCGGGCTTCGTGCTGGGGAAAGACGGACACTCTTGTGTAATCAGTGGGGAAGGACAGCCGATCTCTGAGGGGACCGAGGTGCCCACCAGGCCAGCCACTGCAGCCAGCCCCGATCAGAAGAGAATGTGGACACCCAGGGTACCTGAAAAGCCAAGGGAAGTACCACATGTCCTTGGACAAGGCAGTTCAGCAACATCTATTGCCGAGATTCCTCAGTGGggagcacagagcacgatgtccACTCTTCAGATGTCCTCTCAAGCTAATTCAAAGGCCGCCATCACCTCTTCAGGAAGCGTGACTCCCAAGTTTAATTCCACGTCTTCCCCTGCCATTCCCCAGGCTTTTGGCTCCTCCTCCACCGTGGTCTTCATACTTGTGAGCATAGCGGTCATAGTGTTGGTTATCTTGACTATGACAGTGCTGGGGCTTTTCAAACTCTGCTTCCACAAAAGCTCTTCTTCCCAGTCAAGAAAGGAGCCTTTGGCCCAGCCAGGCATGGAGAGTGGTACCGAGGCCACTGCTCTGCGCTCCAGTTCTGTACATTGCACAGACAATGGGGTGAAGGTAGGGGACTGTGGTCTGCGGGACAGAGCGGAGGGGGCCTCACTGACAGGGTCCTCTCTTGGGTCAGGTGACACATAG